The following are encoded together in the Streptomyces tsukubensis genome:
- a CDS encoding DUF6314 family protein, whose product MQPTDTSLHPVPDALLYLAGRWQVLRTAQDLAGGMDGTFTGTTDFSDLPPHDDEGDEGGGGDGGTEVDKGAGGLSHHESGAFTWNGVTRPAERTLRYLQASAAGTVRVEFAHGGFFHDLDLRTGHYVADHPCSLDMYRGEFTVLGPDRWRTVWRVAGPAKDLVLTTEYRRDRARR is encoded by the coding sequence GTGCAGCCAACCGACACCTCACTCCACCCCGTACCTGACGCCCTCCTCTACCTGGCCGGCCGCTGGCAGGTCCTGCGCACCGCCCAGGACCTGGCAGGCGGCATGGACGGTACTTTCACCGGCACCACCGACTTCAGCGACCTCCCGCCCCACGACGACGAAGGCGATGAGGGCGGCGGGGGCGACGGGGGTACCGAGGTCGACAAGGGCGCGGGCGGGCTCTCGCACCACGAGTCCGGGGCCTTCACCTGGAACGGTGTGACGCGGCCCGCCGAGCGCACCCTGCGGTATCTCCAGGCAAGCGCGGCGGGGACCGTACGCGTCGAGTTCGCGCACGGCGGTTTCTTCCACGACCTGGATCTGCGCACCGGCCACTACGTGGCCGACCACCCCTGCTCGCTCGACATGTACCGCGGCGAGTTCACGGTGCTCGGCCCCGACCGCTGGCGGACGGTGTGGCGGGTCGCGGGCCCGGCCAAGGACCTCGTACTGACCACGGAGTACCGCAGGGACCGCGCGCGGCGATAG
- a CDS encoding trimeric intracellular cation channel family protein: MSTAYVMSASLIPAGITVATRYLDLAGVASCALLGGAVARTAGLDLFGFLVVGIISGLGGGMIRDVLLQHGTPVALTDYAYLPTAVAGAVVVFLIKLSEESWTRLFTTLDAAVIGFWAVTGVNKTLAAGLGWLPAVLLGTVSAIGGGALRDVVLGRVPAVFGGNGLYATVAVAVAGTTVTCVYLGRPGLGVVLGILLALAFRHTAVRLGWTLPNSLDWQPRTAVAATLRHPIGSVTRRRKRPGTEEERPDPPEESS, encoded by the coding sequence GTGTCCACCGCGTACGTGATGTCGGCTTCCCTCATCCCCGCCGGTATCACGGTCGCGACGCGCTACCTCGACCTCGCCGGTGTCGCCTCGTGCGCGCTGCTCGGCGGTGCCGTGGCCCGTACGGCCGGTCTCGACCTGTTCGGGTTCCTGGTGGTGGGCATCATCTCCGGCCTGGGCGGAGGCATGATCAGGGACGTACTGCTGCAGCACGGCACCCCGGTCGCGCTGACCGACTACGCCTACCTGCCGACCGCTGTCGCCGGAGCCGTCGTGGTCTTCCTCATCAAGCTCAGCGAGGAGTCCTGGACCCGGCTGTTCACCACGCTCGACGCCGCTGTCATCGGGTTCTGGGCGGTGACCGGCGTCAACAAGACGCTGGCCGCCGGTCTTGGCTGGCTCCCCGCCGTCCTGCTGGGGACCGTGAGCGCCATCGGCGGCGGCGCCCTGCGTGACGTCGTACTGGGCCGGGTGCCCGCCGTCTTCGGCGGCAACGGACTGTACGCGACCGTCGCCGTCGCGGTCGCGGGGACCACGGTGACCTGTGTCTACCTCGGTCGGCCCGGCCTCGGCGTCGTCCTCGGCATCCTGCTGGCCCTGGCCTTCAGACACACCGCCGTACGGCTCGGCTGGACCTTGCCCAACAGCCTGGACTGGCAGCCCAGGACCGCGGTGGCCGCCACACTGCGCCACCCCATCGGTTCCGTCACCCGCAGGAGGAAGCGGCCCGGCACAGAAGAAGAGCGGCCCGACCCACCGGAGGAGTCATCGTGA
- a CDS encoding serine/threonine-protein kinase gives MTPHPLLGIDEVSAVEPYLARAGEVFAEFRAQDSGCVSYGVRLDDGERWFVKEGVTEQARLSLERGWAFHRAVRHPVIVPQLHRIVVGGNWAVVMPWHDGEVLYHPTRRGSESRVAPDSAMARFRALPVLRILHAFGQVLSAHLAVEEAGRVAVDLYDGSLLYDFTAHDLRLVDLDEYRPGPFVVEEERLPGSLRFMAPEELKRGAVVDARSTVFTLGRAARLLLDAGDDESAWRGSTGQLAVVDRATRADPEERFPSVRRFARAWQSARQLAP, from the coding sequence ATGACACCCCATCCTTTGCTGGGAATCGATGAGGTATCCGCCGTAGAGCCCTACCTCGCACGCGCGGGGGAGGTGTTCGCCGAGTTCCGTGCGCAGGACTCAGGATGTGTGTCCTACGGAGTGCGGCTCGATGACGGCGAACGCTGGTTCGTCAAGGAGGGCGTCACCGAGCAGGCTCGGCTCTCCCTGGAACGCGGCTGGGCGTTCCACAGGGCCGTGCGCCACCCGGTGATCGTCCCGCAGCTCCACAGGATCGTGGTGGGGGGCAACTGGGCGGTCGTGATGCCGTGGCACGACGGCGAGGTGCTGTACCACCCCACGCGTCGGGGGTCGGAGAGCCGGGTCGCGCCCGACAGTGCGATGGCCCGGTTCAGGGCCCTGCCGGTCCTGCGGATCCTGCACGCCTTCGGGCAGGTGCTCAGCGCCCACCTGGCGGTGGAGGAGGCGGGCCGGGTCGCTGTCGACCTCTACGACGGTTCCCTCCTGTACGACTTCACAGCGCACGACCTGCGCCTGGTGGACCTCGACGAGTACCGCCCCGGGCCCTTCGTGGTCGAGGAGGAGCGGCTGCCGGGCTCGCTGCGGTTCATGGCGCCGGAGGAGTTGAAGCGCGGGGCTGTGGTCGACGCCCGCTCGACCGTCTTCACACTGGGGCGAGCGGCAAGACTGCTGCTGGACGCGGGCGACGACGAGAGTGCCTGGCGCGGCAGTACGGGACAGCTGGCGGTGGTGGACCGCGCCACCCGCGCGGACCCGGAGGAACGGTTCCCCTCCGTCAGGCGGTTCGCACGGGCCTGGCAGAGCGCGCGGCAACTCGCGCCCTGA
- a CDS encoding SDR family NAD(P)-dependent oxidoreductase, with product MPSAPTPGPYDVHRPPRADGRTFMVTGGNAGIGYFVAEQLAASGATVWMSSRDAGRGEAAAESIRTRVPGARVSHFRLDLADLSSLKASVEALGADRLDAVVYNAGVALDDPPRRETKDGHELMFGTNHLGHFALTRWLAPLLRAAPAARVVTVGSFAAKSERLDLDDPESTEDYRPKRTYGRSKLAQTHFGFELDRRVRASGGTLLSVVAHPGGALDGLTPARPRVHVTTGGERLRALPAGLLLQGKEAGARPVVRAVLDPEVRGGELYGPRVFGLRGLPRPEPVKGHFADAAVAARLWEISSAMAGVSPDLGLL from the coding sequence ATGCCCTCAGCGCCCACCCCCGGGCCGTACGACGTCCACCGGCCGCCCCGCGCCGACGGCAGGACCTTCATGGTCACCGGTGGCAACGCGGGCATCGGCTACTTCGTCGCGGAACAGCTCGCCGCGAGCGGGGCCACGGTGTGGATGAGCAGCCGCGACGCCGGGCGGGGCGAGGCCGCCGCGGAGTCGATCCGCACCCGTGTCCCCGGGGCGCGGGTCAGCCACTTCCGGCTGGACCTCGCGGACCTGTCGTCCCTCAAGGCGTCGGTCGAGGCGCTGGGCGCCGACCGACTCGACGCGGTGGTGTACAACGCGGGCGTGGCACTCGACGACCCGCCGCGCCGCGAGACGAAGGACGGACACGAGTTGATGTTCGGAACCAACCATCTCGGCCACTTCGCGCTCACCCGGTGGCTGGCGCCCCTGCTCCGGGCCGCGCCCGCCGCCCGTGTGGTGACGGTCGGCAGCTTCGCGGCGAAGTCCGAGCGGCTGGACCTGGACGATCCGGAGTCCACCGAGGACTACCGGCCCAAACGTACCTACGGGCGCTCCAAACTCGCGCAGACGCACTTCGGTTTCGAACTCGACCGCCGGGTACGTGCGTCCGGAGGCACGCTGCTGAGTGTGGTGGCCCACCCGGGTGGCGCGCTGGACGGGCTCACCCCGGCCCGTCCTCGGGTGCATGTGACGACCGGCGGCGAACGGCTGCGCGCCCTGCCGGCGGGGCTGCTGCTCCAGGGCAAGGAGGCGGGGGCGCGGCCCGTGGTGCGGGCAGTCCTCGACCCGGAGGTGCGGGGCGGGGAGTTGTACGGCCCGAGGGTCTTCGGGCTGCGCGGCCTGCCACGCCCCGAGCCCGTGAAAGGGCACTTCGCGGACGCGGCGGTCGCGGCCAGGCTCTGGGAGATCAGCAGCGCGATGGCCGGTGTCTCGCCGGATCTCGGGCTGTTGTAG
- a CDS encoding aminotransferase-like domain-containing protein, producing MNERSSVADLATRLKSELDRYSPGEKLPSSRALVERYRVSPVTVSRALAQLAAEGRVVTRPGAGAYRAEPRATPLEPGDTSWQEVSLGAAGQGSAPRGVDASGVLATLSVAPAGVIEFNSGYLHSSLQPERALASALARAGRRPGAWNRPPVEGIPELRAWFAREISAPAGEGGLSPADVLITSGGQTALVTAVRALAPPGAPVLVESPTYPGLLAVARASGRRPVPVPADADGVRPDLLAAAFRASGARVFVCQPLFQNPLGSVLAPRRRREVLDIARAAGAFVVEDDFARRLAHEDAGPLPPTLAAEDPDGVVVHVCSLTKITSPSLRVGALAARGPVLDRLRAIQVVDQFFVPRPLQEAVLELVGSPAWPRHLRSVAAHLRTRRETMATLIAQRLPALSLPYLPSGGYQLWAGLPDGTDETALAAAALRAGVAVAAGRPYFAAEPPGGRLRLSYAGVAGTAEIAEGVSRLAKACGEVLG from the coding sequence ATGAACGAGCGTAGCAGCGTGGCAGATTTGGCCACAAGGCTGAAGAGTGAGCTGGATCGCTACTCGCCAGGTGAGAAGCTGCCGTCGAGCCGGGCGCTCGTGGAGCGCTACCGCGTCAGCCCGGTCACCGTCTCCCGGGCGCTCGCACAACTCGCCGCCGAAGGGCGGGTCGTCACCCGGCCCGGCGCCGGCGCCTACCGCGCGGAGCCCAGGGCGACCCCTCTGGAGCCCGGCGACACCTCATGGCAGGAGGTCTCCCTCGGCGCCGCCGGGCAGGGATCCGCGCCCCGAGGAGTCGACGCGTCCGGCGTACTGGCGACGCTCTCGGTCGCGCCGGCCGGAGTCATCGAGTTCAACAGCGGCTATCTGCACTCCTCGCTCCAGCCGGAACGCGCGCTCGCCTCGGCGCTCGCCCGCGCGGGGCGCCGCCCCGGCGCGTGGAATCGGCCGCCCGTCGAGGGCATCCCCGAGCTGCGCGCCTGGTTCGCCCGCGAGATCTCAGCGCCCGCGGGCGAGGGCGGTCTGTCCCCTGCCGACGTGCTGATCACCTCAGGCGGTCAGACCGCCCTCGTCACCGCTGTCCGCGCCCTCGCCCCGCCCGGCGCCCCCGTCCTCGTGGAATCGCCGACCTACCCAGGGCTGCTCGCCGTGGCCCGCGCGTCCGGCCGCCGCCCGGTGCCCGTGCCGGCCGACGCCGACGGGGTACGACCCGATCTCCTCGCCGCCGCCTTCCGCGCCTCGGGCGCCCGCGTCTTCGTCTGCCAGCCGCTCTTCCAGAACCCGCTCGGCTCCGTACTCGCCCCGCGCAGGCGCCGCGAGGTCCTCGACATCGCACGTGCGGCCGGAGCCTTCGTCGTGGAGGACGACTTCGCGCGGCGGCTCGCCCACGAGGACGCGGGGCCGCTGCCCCCGACCCTCGCCGCGGAAGACCCCGACGGTGTCGTCGTCCACGTCTGTTCCCTCACCAAGATCACCTCGCCGAGTCTGCGGGTGGGCGCCCTCGCCGCGCGAGGACCGGTCCTCGACCGGCTGCGGGCCATCCAGGTCGTCGACCAGTTCTTCGTCCCGAGGCCCTTGCAGGAAGCGGTACTCGAACTCGTCGGATCCCCGGCCTGGCCGCGTCACCTGCGTTCCGTCGCGGCGCACCTGCGCACCCGACGCGAGACGATGGCCACGCTGATCGCGCAGCGGCTGCCCGCCCTGTCCCTCCCGTACCTGCCGTCCGGCGGTTACCAACTCTGGGCAGGGCTGCCGGACGGCACGGACGAGACGGCGCTGGCCGCCGCGGCGCTGCGCGCCGGCGTCGCCGTCGCGGCGGGCCGCCCCTACTTCGCGGCGGAGCCCCCCGGGGGCCGGCTGAGGCTCAGTTACGCGGGGGTGGCGGGCACCGCCGAGATCGCGGAAGGGGTCAGCAGACTGGCCAAGGCCTGCGGTGAGGTCCTCGGGTGA
- a CDS encoding M20 family metallopeptidase, whose amino-acid sequence MTDRSHAVLSGLADIRSDLEDLYRDLHQHPELGLREHRTAKKAADALRDFGYEVTDGIGGTGVIGVLANGEGPTLMARADMDALPVREQTGLPYASTVTATDGDGTEQPVMHACGHDVHVTALIGCARLMAEAKDAWRGTFVALFQPSEENGDGADAMVDDGLMSKAPHPDVVLAQHVLPCPAGYVGTRSGSVLSAADSLRVTVHGRGAHGSEPQAGVDPVVMAAMIVVRLQTIVSRELAATTPVVLTVGSVHAGSGPNVIPDSAVIQLNVRTYDEATRTQVLKAIERVVRAECEASGAPKPPEFEKTAGFPATVNDEEPTRRVAEAFAAHFGDDAHTLDLQTASEDMSELPKAFGVPFTYWGIGGVDADQYAEAAKKGTVAQDIPVNHSPYFAPVIQPTLDTGVSAMTVAALAWLGNSDRSGAAG is encoded by the coding sequence GTGACCGACCGTAGCCACGCCGTATTGTCCGGCCTCGCCGACATCCGCTCCGACCTGGAGGACCTCTACCGGGACCTGCACCAGCATCCCGAACTCGGCCTGCGGGAACACCGTACGGCGAAGAAGGCGGCCGACGCCCTGCGGGACTTCGGCTACGAGGTCACCGACGGTATCGGTGGCACCGGCGTGATCGGCGTACTGGCCAACGGCGAGGGGCCCACCCTCATGGCCCGCGCGGACATGGACGCCCTCCCCGTACGGGAGCAGACCGGTCTGCCGTACGCCTCCACCGTGACCGCGACCGACGGGGACGGAACGGAGCAGCCGGTCATGCACGCCTGCGGGCACGACGTACACGTGACCGCGCTCATCGGCTGCGCGCGGCTGATGGCCGAGGCCAAGGACGCCTGGCGGGGTACCTTCGTGGCGCTCTTCCAGCCCTCGGAGGAGAACGGCGACGGCGCCGACGCCATGGTCGACGACGGCCTCATGTCGAAGGCGCCCCACCCCGACGTGGTGCTCGCCCAGCACGTCCTGCCCTGTCCGGCCGGCTATGTCGGCACCCGTTCGGGGTCCGTCCTCTCGGCCGCCGACAGTCTGCGCGTCACCGTCCACGGGCGAGGCGCCCACGGCTCGGAGCCACAGGCCGGTGTCGACCCCGTGGTGATGGCCGCCATGATCGTCGTACGCCTCCAGACCATCGTCTCCAGGGAACTCGCGGCCACCACCCCCGTCGTCCTCACCGTGGGCAGCGTCCACGCGGGCAGCGGCCCCAACGTCATCCCCGACAGCGCCGTCATCCAGCTCAACGTCCGCACCTACGACGAGGCGACCCGCACCCAGGTCCTCAAGGCGATCGAACGTGTCGTCCGCGCCGAGTGCGAGGCGTCCGGGGCGCCGAAGCCACCCGAGTTCGAGAAGACGGCAGGCTTCCCCGCCACCGTCAACGACGAAGAACCGACCCGACGCGTCGCCGAGGCGTTCGCCGCCCACTTCGGCGACGACGCGCACACCCTCGACCTCCAGACCGCCAGCGAGGACATGAGCGAGCTGCCCAAGGCGTTCGGTGTGCCCTTCACCTACTGGGGCATCGGAGGGGTCGACGCCGACCAGTACGCCGAGGCGGCGAAGAAGGGCACCGTCGCCCAGGACATCCCGGTCAACCACAGCCCCTACTTCGCTCCCGTCATCCAGCCCACCCTGGACACCGGGGTCAGTGCCATGACAGTGGCGGCGCTGGCCTGGCTCGGGAACTCGGACCGTTCCGGCGCCGCGGGTTGA
- a CDS encoding AraC family transcriptional regulator, protein MLERLNQAMEHIERHLDEAVDVGELARTAATSEYHLRRMFSALAGMPLSEYVRRRRLTLAGAEVLAGSGTLLEIAVRYGYSSGEAFARAFRAMHDIGPGEARRTGATLNSQSRMAFRLTIEGSGNMRYRVVDKAGFSVVGLKARVPLVHTGPNQAIIDLVRGIDPRTLELLERLSDQEPTGIVAVCDDLDPSRAEGTELDYHHGVITSASAPEGMTTLAVPAGAWAVFTTSGPAPRAIQELWRDVFTEWFPSNPYRARVGPEILRTRLSSDGTEADAQLWLPVEPEHG, encoded by the coding sequence ATGCTGGAGCGGCTCAATCAGGCCATGGAGCACATCGAGCGCCATCTCGACGAGGCCGTCGACGTGGGCGAGCTGGCACGGACCGCGGCGACCTCGGAGTACCACCTGCGCCGGATGTTCTCCGCGCTCGCGGGCATGCCGCTTTCCGAGTACGTCCGGCGCCGTCGGCTCACCCTCGCGGGCGCCGAGGTACTCGCGGGCAGCGGGACGCTGCTGGAGATCGCGGTGCGCTACGGCTACAGCTCCGGCGAGGCGTTCGCGCGGGCGTTCCGTGCCATGCACGACATCGGCCCCGGTGAGGCCAGGCGTACCGGTGCGACGCTCAACTCCCAGTCCCGGATGGCCTTCCGCCTCACCATCGAAGGGAGCGGCAATATGCGATACCGCGTCGTGGACAAGGCGGGCTTCTCCGTCGTCGGGCTCAAGGCCCGGGTACCGCTGGTGCACACGGGGCCGAATCAGGCGATCATCGACCTCGTCCGTGGGATCGACCCGCGGACCCTGGAACTCCTTGAGCGCCTGTCGGACCAGGAGCCGACGGGCATCGTCGCGGTCTGCGACGACCTGGACCCCAGCCGCGCCGAGGGCACGGAACTCGACTACCACCACGGAGTGATCACGTCGGCGTCCGCGCCCGAGGGGATGACCACGCTGGCCGTTCCGGCCGGCGCCTGGGCGGTCTTCACCACCTCGGGCCCCGCGCCGCGGGCCATCCAGGAGCTCTGGCGGGACGTCTTCACCGAGTGGTTCCCCTCCAACCCGTACCGCGCTCGCGTCGGCCCTGAGATCCTGCGCACCCGCCTGTCGTCGGACGGGACCGAGGCCGACGCGCAACTGTGGCTCCCTGTGGAGCCCGAGCACGGCTGA
- the argC gene encoding N-acetyl-gamma-glutamyl-phosphate reductase: MAVRAAVAGASGYAGGEVLRLLLGHPGVEVGALTGNSNAGQRLGALQPHLAPLADRVLQETTAEALAGHDVVFLGLPHGQSAAVAQQLGDTVLVVDMGADFRLADAADWEKFYGSPHAGTWPYGLPELPGARAALKGSRRIAVPGCYPTAVSLALFPAYAAGLAENEAVITAASGTSGAGKAPKPHLLGSEVMGSMSPYGVGGIHRHTPEMIQNLSAAAGGRVTVSFTPTLAPMPRGILATCSARARPGVDAEAVRAAYEKTFAGEPFVRLLPEGQWPSTAAVYGSNTAQIQVALDEAAHRIIVISAIDNLTKGTAGGAVQSMNIALGLPEETGLPTVGVAP; this comes from the coding sequence ATGGCGGTACGTGCGGCAGTCGCAGGGGCGAGTGGATACGCGGGCGGCGAGGTGTTGCGCCTGCTTCTCGGGCACCCCGGGGTGGAGGTCGGCGCGCTCACGGGGAACTCCAACGCGGGGCAGCGGCTCGGTGCGCTCCAGCCGCATCTCGCGCCGCTCGCCGACCGTGTGCTCCAGGAGACGACCGCCGAGGCGCTCGCCGGGCACGACGTCGTGTTCCTCGGGCTCCCGCACGGGCAGTCCGCCGCCGTCGCACAGCAGCTCGGCGACACCGTGCTCGTCGTCGACATGGGCGCCGACTTCCGGCTCGCCGACGCGGCCGACTGGGAGAAGTTCTACGGTTCCCCGCACGCCGGTACCTGGCCCTACGGCCTCCCCGAGCTGCCGGGTGCCCGCGCGGCGCTGAAGGGGTCCCGGCGTATCGCGGTGCCCGGCTGCTACCCCACCGCCGTCTCGCTCGCGCTCTTCCCCGCGTACGCGGCGGGGCTCGCGGAGAACGAAGCGGTGATCACCGCCGCCTCCGGCACCTCGGGCGCGGGCAAGGCCCCGAAACCGCACCTGCTGGGCAGCGAGGTCATGGGCTCCATGTCCCCGTACGGCGTCGGCGGGATCCACCGGCACACGCCTGAGATGATCCAAAACCTCAGCGCCGCCGCCGGTGGGCGCGTCACCGTCTCCTTCACCCCGACCCTCGCGCCGATGCCCCGCGGCATCCTCGCCACCTGTAGCGCCAGGGCGAGGCCGGGTGTGGACGCGGAGGCGGTGCGCGCCGCCTACGAGAAGACGTTCGCGGGTGAGCCCTTCGTACGGCTGCTGCCCGAGGGCCAGTGGCCCTCGACCGCCGCCGTGTACGGCTCCAACACCGCGCAGATCCAGGTCGCCCTCGACGAGGCCGCCCACCGGATCATCGTGATCAGCGCCATCGACAACCTCACCAAGGGCACCGCGGGTGGCGCCGTCCAGAGCATGAACATCGCCCTCGGACTCCCCGAGGAAACAGGGCTTCCCACCGTCGGGGTCGCGCCGTGA
- a CDS encoding GNAT family N-acetyltransferase: protein MTTWRGGDGRCRYRGRPAAAIGGSLNFGVYEETSGAQVAYARVVSDHATFAWLCDVYVDRAARGKGLGTALVTAVRDHLAPLGIRRIVLATADAHEVYREAGFTELADPET from the coding sequence GTGACCACATGGCGGGGAGGAGACGGGAGATGCCGGTACCGCGGCCGTCCAGCCGCCGCGATCGGCGGCTCTCTCAACTTCGGTGTGTACGAGGAGACTTCGGGCGCACAGGTGGCCTACGCGCGCGTGGTCAGCGATCACGCGACCTTCGCGTGGCTCTGCGATGTGTACGTCGACCGGGCCGCGCGGGGGAAAGGGCTGGGCACGGCGCTGGTCACCGCCGTACGCGACCACCTCGCCCCGCTCGGCATACGCCGCATCGTGCTCGCGACCGCCGACGCCCACGAGGTGTACCGCGAAGCCGGCTTCACCGAACTGGCCGACCCGGAGACATGA
- the argJ gene encoding bifunctional glutamate N-acetyltransferase/amino-acid acetyltransferase ArgJ yields MSVTAAKGFTAAGIAAGIKENGNPDLALVVNNGPRQAAAGVFTSNRVKAAPVLWSEQVLKGGQVSAVVLNSGGANACTGPQGFQDTHATAEKAAEELGTSAGEVAVASTGLIGELLPMDKLLPGVRAAAAALSEHGGEKAAIAIKTTDSVHKTAVVQRAGWSVGGMAKGAGMLAPGLATMLVVLTTDADVDSAALDRALRAATRTTFDRVDSDGCMSTNDTVLLLASGASGETPAHDEFAEAVRELCDDLARQLIGDAEGASKDIRIEVVGAASEDDAVEVGRSIARNNLLKCAIHGEDPNWGRVLSAIGTTSARFEPDQLNVAINDVWVCKNGSVGEDRDLVDMRYREVRVTADLSAGSESAVIWANDLTADYVHENSAYSS; encoded by the coding sequence GTGAGCGTCACCGCAGCAAAGGGATTCACGGCGGCGGGCATCGCCGCCGGGATCAAGGAGAACGGCAACCCGGACCTGGCCCTCGTGGTCAACAACGGGCCCCGCCAGGCAGCCGCGGGCGTCTTCACCTCCAACCGCGTCAAGGCCGCCCCGGTCCTCTGGTCCGAGCAGGTACTCAAGGGCGGACAGGTCTCCGCCGTCGTCCTCAACTCCGGTGGCGCCAACGCCTGTACGGGACCCCAGGGCTTCCAGGACACGCACGCCACCGCGGAGAAGGCCGCCGAGGAGCTGGGCACGAGCGCGGGAGAGGTCGCCGTCGCCTCCACCGGGCTCATCGGTGAGCTGCTTCCCATGGACAAGCTGCTGCCCGGCGTCCGGGCCGCCGCCGCCGCACTCAGCGAGCACGGCGGAGAGAAGGCCGCCATCGCCATCAAGACCACCGACAGCGTCCACAAGACGGCGGTCGTCCAGCGCGCCGGCTGGAGCGTCGGCGGGATGGCGAAGGGCGCGGGCATGCTCGCCCCCGGCCTCGCCACCATGCTCGTCGTCCTCACCACCGACGCCGACGTGGACAGCGCCGCCCTCGACCGCGCGCTGCGCGCGGCGACCCGCACCACTTTCGACCGGGTCGACTCCGACGGCTGCATGTCCACCAACGACACCGTCCTGCTGCTGGCCTCGGGAGCGTCCGGCGAGACGCCCGCCCACGACGAGTTCGCCGAAGCCGTCCGTGAACTCTGCGACGACCTCGCCCGCCAGCTCATCGGGGACGCCGAGGGCGCGTCCAAGGACATCCGCATCGAGGTCGTCGGCGCGGCGAGCGAGGACGACGCGGTCGAGGTCGGCCGCTCCATCGCCCGCAACAACCTCCTGAAGTGCGCCATCCACGGCGAGGACCCCAACTGGGGCCGAGTACTCTCCGCCATCGGCACCACCTCGGCCCGCTTCGAGCCCGACCAGCTCAATGTCGCCATCAACGACGTCTGGGTCTGCAAGAACGGCTCGGTCGGTGAGGACCGCGACCTCGTCGACATGCGCTACCGCGAGGTGCGCGTCACCGCGGACCTCTCGGCGGGCTCCGAGTCCGCGGTGATCTGGGCCAACGACCTCACCGCCGACTACGTCCACGAGAACAGCGCGTACTCGTCATGA
- a CDS encoding DMT family transporter, with protein sequence MRDNDSATPVTAIAVPPTVNTTPAGSTTGSTGSSTGAGSAPPPGGSGGSAPRALTGTLLASLGVVAFSLTFPSTAWGLESFGPWSLVAARGVLAAVVAAGFLVAGRVRIPDRAHWAGLAVVGAGVVIGFPMLTTLALETSTTSHAAVVVGLLPLTTSVCSALRTGQWPSGRFWGAALAGASVVGGFTVFQSGGVVSASDLYLFAALLVCAAGYTEGGRLARLIPGWQVVGWALVLCLPVTVVGGGVALAFEPVRWTAHGAIGLVWVALGSTFFGLYVWYRGMAVIGVARASQLQLAQPLLTLVWSVGLLGEHLSPAAPLAAVAVLACIAVTQRARR encoded by the coding sequence ATGAGAGACAACGATAGCGCTACCCCGGTCACGGCGATAGCAGTGCCGCCCACGGTCAACACCACCCCAGCCGGTTCGACCACCGGTTCGACAGGCAGTTCAACCGGTGCGGGCTCGGCTCCCCCGCCGGGCGGCTCGGGGGGCTCCGCACCACGAGCCCTCACCGGCACCCTCCTCGCCTCGCTCGGCGTCGTCGCCTTCTCCCTCACCTTCCCCTCCACCGCCTGGGGCCTGGAGAGCTTCGGCCCCTGGTCGCTGGTGGCCGCCCGAGGGGTACTCGCGGCGGTGGTCGCCGCCGGGTTCCTCGTGGCAGGACGGGTACGGATACCCGACCGGGCGCACTGGGCGGGGCTCGCCGTGGTCGGCGCCGGAGTGGTCATCGGGTTCCCGATGCTGACGACGCTGGCACTGGAGACGTCCACCACCTCGCACGCCGCGGTGGTGGTGGGACTGCTCCCCCTCACCACGTCGGTGTGCTCCGCCCTGCGTACCGGGCAGTGGCCGTCAGGCCGGTTCTGGGGAGCCGCGCTGGCCGGGGCCTCGGTGGTCGGTGGCTTCACCGTGTTCCAGAGCGGCGGAGTCGTGTCGGCGAGCGATCTGTACCTGTTCGCGGCGCTGTTGGTGTGCGCGGCCGGCTATACGGAGGGCGGGCGCCTCGCCCGGCTCATACCCGGCTGGCAGGTGGTCGGCTGGGCCCTGGTGCTGTGCCTGCCGGTGACAGTCGTGGGCGGCGGCGTCGCGCTGGCCTTCGAGCCGGTGCGCTGGACGGCGCACGGGGCGATCGGCCTGGTCTGGGTCGCGCTCGGCTCCACTTTCTTCGGCCTGTACGTGTGGTACCGGGGTATGGCCGTCATAGGGGTGGCGAGGGCGAGCCAGCTCCAACTGGCCCAGCCCCTGCTCACCCTCGTCTGGTCGGTGGGGCTGCTCGGCGAGCACCTCTCCCCCGCGGCGCCGCTCGCCGCCGTCGCCGTACTGGCGTGCATCGCGGTGACGCAGCGGGCGCGGAGGTGA